A DNA window from Hevea brasiliensis isolate MT/VB/25A 57/8 chromosome 2, ASM3005281v1, whole genome shotgun sequence contains the following coding sequences:
- the LOC110654337 gene encoding uncharacterized protein At5g65660 — MESEESSRPSIGFPLGLALLLVMLFLMSGFFTCCLHWDKLRSLFGASTEENFHTPQDIEQLPQKPTPHQESKRNKAESLPVLMPGDQVPRFIAMACPCEPPLLEKITIKVQKPPTYPVPLYL; from the exons ATGGAAAGTGAAGAATCAAGTCGACCCTCCATAGGTTTTCCTCTAGGTTTAGCCCTTTTATTGGTCATGTTGTTTTTGATGAGTGGGTTTTTCACTTGCTGCCTTCACTGGGACAAGCTACGATCTCTATTCGGAGCTTCCACTGAAGAAAACTTCCATACTCCGCAAGATATCGAGCAATTACCCCAGAAACCTACTCCTCATCAG GAATCAAAGAGAAATAAGGCAGAAAGCCTGCCAGTTTTGATGCCAGGGGATCAAGTACCTAGGTTCATAGCAATGGCCTGTCCATGTGAACCTCCGTTACTAGAGAAGATCACCATCAAAGTGCAGAAGCCACCCACTTACCCAGTTCccctatatttataa